A single Mangifera indica cultivar Alphonso chromosome 20, CATAS_Mindica_2.1, whole genome shotgun sequence DNA region contains:
- the LOC123204353 gene encoding putative disease resistance RPP13-like protein 3 → MADALVSSVINRLGNYVLREVEFLRGGKGEVEFLRKELEWLRRFLNDAQEKQVEDDTKRRWVLDIMDIAYDCEDVLDEIIVKFHDEGIPDTLSVDQASISE, encoded by the coding sequence ATGGCTGATGCTTTGGTGTCATCTGTGATTAACAGGCTTGGGAACTATGTCCTCCGAGAAGTAGAGTTCTTGCGAGGAGGGAAAGGCGAAGTGGAATTTCTGAGGAAAGAGTTGGAATGGTTGCGTCGTTTCTTAAATGATGCACAAGAAAAACAAGTTGAGGACGATACGAAACGGCGGTGGGTACTTGATATCATGGACATCGCTTACGATTGTGAGGATGTCTTGGATGAAATTATTGTCAAATTCCACGATGAAGGGATTCCAGATACGCTCAGTGTCGACCAAGCGAGTATTTCAGAATGA